A stretch of Neisseria subflava DNA encodes these proteins:
- a CDS encoding multifunctional CCA addition/repair protein: MNTQTIKIYLVGGAVRDHLLGLPVKDRDWVVVGADAQTMLAQGYQPVGKDFPVFLHPDSHEEYALARTERKTAKGYAGFSFHADKDVTLEQDLMRRDLTINAMAQDSDGTIIDPFGGQQDLAAGILRHVSPAFAEDPVRILRIARFAARYGFQIADETMSLMRQMVENGEADALVAERVWQELAKGLMEKNPRRMIEVLRECGALKVLLPELDALFGVPQRADYHPEIDSGIHTLMVIQRAAEMNLSLAERYAALLHDLGKAKTPADILPKHYGHDVNGVEPVREVNQRLRAPKHCAELAELVCRWHIMLHQVGQFKSKTILNVLKKTDAFRRPERFQTALNVCVADKQGRLNLENTPYPQREHWLALLEAANQVDAGKIAAECRTQGKAHLIAEQIDHARLAQIRPIQKAYQAEKIGGY; this comes from the coding sequence ATGAATACACAAACCATCAAAATCTATCTTGTCGGTGGCGCCGTCCGCGACCATCTGTTAGGCCTGCCTGTCAAGGATCGCGACTGGGTAGTCGTCGGTGCAGATGCGCAAACCATGTTGGCTCAAGGCTATCAACCTGTCGGCAAGGATTTTCCCGTCTTTCTCCATCCGGACAGCCATGAAGAATACGCCCTCGCCCGTACCGAGCGCAAAACCGCAAAAGGCTATGCCGGATTCAGCTTTCATGCCGATAAAGACGTTACGCTGGAACAAGACCTGATGCGCCGCGACCTGACCATCAATGCCATGGCTCAAGATTCAGACGGCACGATCATCGATCCTTTTGGCGGACAACAAGACTTGGCGGCCGGCATCCTGCGCCACGTTTCGCCTGCCTTTGCCGAAGACCCCGTGCGTATTTTGCGTATCGCCCGTTTTGCCGCGCGTTATGGTTTTCAAATTGCCGATGAAACCATGTCGCTGATGCGGCAAATGGTAGAAAACGGCGAAGCCGATGCCTTGGTTGCCGAACGCGTCTGGCAAGAATTGGCCAAAGGCTTGATGGAGAAAAATCCGCGCCGAATGATTGAAGTTTTGCGCGAATGCGGCGCACTCAAAGTTTTACTGCCCGAGCTTGATGCCCTGTTCGGCGTACCGCAACGCGCCGACTATCATCCCGAAATCGACAGCGGTATTCATACGCTAATGGTTATACAACGAGCTGCCGAGATGAACCTGTCCCTCGCCGAACGCTATGCCGCCTTATTGCACGACTTAGGCAAGGCAAAAACACCGGCCGATATCCTGCCGAAACACTACGGACACGACGTCAACGGCGTCGAACCCGTCCGCGAAGTCAATCAACGCCTGCGCGCGCCCAAACACTGCGCCGAGCTTGCCGAACTTGTCTGCCGTTGGCACATCATGCTCCATCAAGTCGGGCAGTTCAAAAGCAAAACCATTTTGAATGTTTTGAAAAAAACCGACGCATTCCGCCGCCCAGAACGTTTTCAGACGGCCTTAAACGTCTGCGTGGCCGACAAACAAGGTCGTCTGAATCTTGAAAACACGCCTTATCCGCAACGCGAACACTGGCTGGCTTTACTTGAGGCCGCCAACCAAGTAGATGCAGGTAAAATTGCCGCCGAGTGCCGCACACAAGGGAAAGCCCATTTAATTGCCGAACAAATCGATCATGCCCGCTTAGCACAAATTAGGCCGATTCAAAAAGCGTATCAGGCTGAAAAAATAGGAGGCTATTGA